Proteins encoded together in one Vigna angularis cultivar LongXiaoDou No.4 chromosome 5, ASM1680809v1, whole genome shotgun sequence window:
- the LOC108339348 gene encoding uncharacterized protein LOC108339348, with the protein MNRNRTPYSRPAQSSGSQAMVVAGQANQPGPVRCFQCGGPHFKSTCPQLAGVKYCTRCRRHGHLENECNMGGRAVMRPPNAGRTQQGRGGRAQAVGRVYAITGAEAASSGTLIIGNCLLFGKPCCVLYDSGATHSFISKACVERLGLVESELQFDLVVSTPAAGGIRTSTGCFRCTIEVEGRRFKVNLICLPLQDLEVILGMDWLATNRILIDCGKKELVFPDEGEEELSVTLGQLKEDIVEGAYCFLIMTHSDEEMEGVKWERSSQDEQCEGRSVIEEFPEVFPDEIPGLPPVREVEFTIDLVTTAAPISVQPYKMSPAELVELKKQIEELLDKQFIRPSVSPWGAPVLLVKKKDGSSRLCIDYRQLNKLTIKNKYPLPRIDDLLDQLQGASVFSKIDLRSGYHQIRVKEGDIQKTAFRSRYGHYEYVVMPFGVTNAPAIFMDYMNRIFRPYLDKFVVVFIDDILIYSKSHEEHEEHLRVVLGVLKEKELYAKLSKCEFWMKSVQFLGHVVSAEGISVDPTKVRAVLEWTSPRSITEVRSFVGLAGYYRRFIEGFAKIVAPLTQLTRKDHPFAWTDRCEESFQELKRKLTSAPVLVIPNTAKPFEVYCDASHQGLGCVLMQEKRAVAYASRQLKIHERNYPTHDLELAAVVFALKIWRHHLYGATFQVFSDHKSLNISMDFVTHLPRTVKNHDSIWVIVDRLTKSAHFLAVNLKMSMTNLAKLYIREIVRLHGVPSSIISDRDTRFTSRFWQSLQGVWDEVLPLVEFTYNNSFQASIGMTPFEALYGRRCRTPLCWFQEGENVLTGPELIQQTTEKVKLIQERLKTSRSRQKSYADKRRKPLEFEAGDHVFLRLNPTTGVGRAIRPKKLSSLKLK; encoded by the exons ATGAATCGGAACAGGACCCCATACTCTCGTCCAGCTCAGTCGAGTGGTTCGCAAGCTATGGTAGTTGCTGGACAAGCAAATCAACCGGGGCCGGTCAGATGTTTTCAGTGCGGAGGACCCCATTTCAAGTCAACTTGTCCTCAACTGGCAGGAGTAAAATATTGCACTCGTTGTAGAAGACATGGCCACCTGGAGAACGAGTGTAATATGGGCGGACGTGCAGTGATGAGACCGCCGAACGCTGGAAGGACTCAGCAAGGGAGAGGTGGTCGAGCCCAAGCTGTGGGGCGTGTATATGCAATCACGGGTGCGGAAGCAGCGAGTTCAGGTACACTCATCATCGGTAATTGTTTGCTATTTGGAAAACCTTGCTGCGTGTtatatgattcgggggcaacacattCCTTCATATCGAAGGCATGCGTTGAGAGGCTGGGGTTAGTGGAGAGTGAAttacagttcgacttggtggtgtcgaccccagcggctggtgggATTAGAACATCTACTGGTTGCTTTAGATGTACTATAGAAGTTGAGGGGCGTAGATTCAAAGTCAATCTCATCTGCTTGCCTCTTCAAGACTTAGAGGTAATCTTggggatggattggttggcCACCAACCGCATTCTCATAGACTGTGGTAAGAAAGAATTAGTCTTTCcagatgaaggagaagaggagttatcagtgacgctcggtcagctgaaGGAGGATATAGTAGAGGGCGCCTACTGCTTCCTGATAATGACGCACTCAGACGAGGAAATGGAAGGAGTGAAGTGGGAACGATCGTCGCAGGATGAGCAGTGCGAAGGACGATCGGTCATAGAAGAGTTTCCTGAAGTTTTTCCAGACGAGATACCTGGACTGCCTCCTGTTCGTGAGGTCGAATTTACGATCGACCTGGTGACGACAGCAGCGCCAATATCGGTTCAACCATATAAAATGTCGCCTGCTGAGTTGGTTGAGCTCAAGAAGCAGATAGAAGAATTATTGGACAAGCAGTTCATCAGGCCGAGCGTATCgccttggggagcgcctgtattgttagtgaagaagaaggatggcagctccaGGCTTTGCATTGACTACCGACAGCTTAATAAGCTTactatcaagaacaagtatccactTCCGCGTATTGACGATCTGCTGGATCAGTTGCAGGGAGCGAGCGTATTCTCAAAGATTGACTTACGTTCGGGCTATCATCAAATACGTGTGAAGGAAGGTGACATTCAGAAGACAGCCTTTAGGTCTCGTTATGGGCATTATGAGTATGTGGTAATGCCGTTCGGAGTAACGAACGCGCCAGCGatcttcatggattacatgaaccGGATATTCCGACCCTACCTGGACAAGTTCGTAGTGGTCTTCATTGATGACATCCTGATTTACTCCAAGAGCCATGAAGAACATGAGGAACATTTGCGGGTCGTGCTTGGGGTGTTGAAGGAGAAGGAATTGTACGCCAAGTTGTcaaagtgtgaattttggatgaagagCGTGCAGTTCTTGGGGCATGTTGTGTCAGCCGAAGGAATTTCTGTGGACCCGACAAAGGTACGAGCGGTTCTGGAGTGGACGAGTCCTCGTTCGATTACAGAAGTTCGGAGCTTCGTTGGTCTTGCAGGCTACTATAGGCGTTTTATTGAAGGttttgctaagatagtagcaccACTAACACAGCTCACACGCAAGGAtcacccgttcgcttggaccgatcggtgtgaagagAGTTTCCAGGAGCTTAAGCGGAAGTTAACGAGCGCTCCAGTTTTAGTGATTCCAAACACTGCCAAACCATTCGAAGTCTACTGCGATGCCTCTCATCAAGGTTTGGGTTGTGTGCTGATGCAAGAGAAACGAGCAGTGGCTTATGCCTCTCGACAACTGAAAATTCACGAGAGGAACTATCCGACACACGACCTAGAGctggcagcggtcgtttttgcTTTGAAAATTTGGAGACATCATCTGTACGGAGCGACCTTTCAGGttttcagtgatcacaagagcctcaa catttcaatggacttcgtgactcatTTGCCCCGCACGGTCAAGAATCATGACTCAATTTGGGTAATCGTGGATCGACTGACGAAGAGCGCCCATTTCCTGGCAGTAAATTTGAAGATGTCGATGACCAATCTGGCCAAACTGTACATTCGGGAAATTGTTCGTCTGCATGGAGTGCCGTCGAGCATaatttctgaccgagacacgaggttcacatctcggttttggcaatcttTACAAG gtgtttgggatgaagtcttgccaCTGGTGGAATTCACGTATAATAATAGCTTTCAGGCTAGCATTGGAATGACaccgtttgaagctctctatggtaGAAGATGTCGAACGCCACTCTGTTGGTTCCAGGAAGGAGAGAACGTGCTAACCGGACCCGAACTTATCCAGCAGACAACTGAGAAAGTGAAGTTGATCCAGGAGAGATTGAAGACGTCGAGGAGCAGGCAGAAGTCCTATGCCGACAAGAGAAGAAAGCCGTTAGAGTTCGAAGCTGGCGATCACGTATTCCTTAGGCTTAATCCAACCACAGGAGTCGGCAGAGCCATACGACCAAAGAAGTTATCCTcgttgaagttgaagtga
- the LOC108339347 gene encoding QWRF motif-containing protein 3-like, translating into MKSDSNGSVSPYSPKPRTRLVSSRFMSPNSTASPEPGSGSPLGRFNRLARKDSTTLADHIGNERLKEREEHHQHQNKKPTNRTGSVFSALTKQRSCREFRNNTNCLEENDQDREVVGRTTKNGVSGKSPSPSPVVKKPSSYFDPARHSLDENTFKGSFICAQNSIDSESENTSLDSVPLERTLSSRKLGREVSSKYMAACGRRGEASDSDPLSFDDSWMMKKNITQKAVKKANSLIGYMSSKSQWALSPGRSGSPPLSLESKDKPLSFSSLKPPHKRVEKILSMGFDLFRTKKSFSTSEVIHQLRLLHNRLIQWRFTNARAHTVNHSMSLQAQSNLINVWDGLTKLRHSVMQKKIQVEREKLKMKLNFVLHSQMKLLETWGCMERQHLAAITTMRECLHYVVCKVPLLEGAKVDIPLVSIAQRYASDLTDSIVSVLSSFSPLAYKTSELISKLARIVAEEKLLLQEFNDVFHDICVLELKERSLVCSLIQLEC; encoded by the exons atgAAGAGCGATTCCAATGGCTCTGTCTCTCCTTATTCTCCCAAACCCAGAACCCGTCTCGTCAGTTCTCGGTTCATGTCTCCAAACTCGACCGCTTCGCCTGAACCTGGTTCAGGCTCCCCGCTCGGCCGGTTCAACCGATTGGCGAGGAAAGACTCCACCACTCTCGCCGATCACATTGGCAACGAGAGGCTCAAAGAAAGGGAAGAACACCACCAACATCAGAATAAGAAACCCACAAACAGAACAGGCTCTGTTTTTTCTGCTCTCACGAAACAGAGAAGCTGCAGGGAGTTCAGAAACAACACCAATTGCTTAGAAGAAAACGATCAAGATCGAGAAGTTGTTGGTAGAACCACGAAGAATGGTGTCTCCGGAAagtctccttctccttctcctgtgGTGAAGAAACCAAGTTCTTATTTTGATCCAGCGAGACACTCTCTGGATGAGAACACCTTTAAGGGAAGCTTTATTTGTGCTCAGAATTCAATTGATTCGGAATCGGAAAATACGAGTTTGGATTCTGTTCCTCTGGAAAGAACATTGAGTTCGAGGAAATTGGGTAGGGAGGTTTCTTCTAAGTACATGGCAGCGTGTGGCAGAAGAGGAGAAGCTTCCGATTCAGACCCTCTGTCTTTTGATGATTCatggatgatgaagaagaatatCACCCAGAAAGCGGTGAAGAAGGCTAATTCGCTTATTGGGTACATGAGTTCCAAGTCTCAGTGGGCATTGTCTCCAGGGAGATCAGGATCACCGCCTTTGTCTTTGGAAAGCAAGGATAAGCCATTGTCGTTTTCGAGCTTGAAGCCTCCACACAAGCGAGTGGAGAAGATTCTGAGCATGGGTTTTGATCTCTTCAGGACTAAGAAATCTTTTTCTACGAGTGAGGTGATTCATCAGTTGCGCCTGCTTCATAACCGGTTGATCCAATGGCGGTTCACAAATGCTAGAGCTCACACTGTCAATCACTCCATGTCTCTTCAGGCTCAG AGCAATTTGATAAACGTTTGGGATGGTTTGACCAAGTTGCGGCATTCGGTGATGCAAAAGAAGATAcaggttgagagagaaaaactCAAGATGAAGCTAAATTTTGTATTGCATTCTCAG ATGAAGTTGTTGGAAACGTGGGGATGCATGGAGAGACAACATTTAGCTGCAATTACCACAATGAGAGAGTGTTTGCATTATGTTGTATGCAAAGTTCCTCTCTTGGAAGGGGCAAAG GTGGATATACCATTAGTATCCATTGCTCAGCGTTATGCATCTGATCTAACAGATTCCATTGTGTCAGTGTTATCTAGTTTTTCACCTTTG GCTTATAAAACATCGGAGTTGATATCAAAGTTAGCAAGAATTGTTGCGGAAGAGAAATTGCTCTTACAAGAATTTAATGATGTGTTCCATGACATATGTGTTCTTGAG CTTAAAGAAAGGAGCCTAGTCTGCAGTCTCATTCAACTTGaatgttaa
- the LOC108339346 gene encoding QWRF motif-containing protein 3: MKHRSCRELRSNVNGFEEDDEMKKLDSDTAPKRLTLNENKTPIKETFVILRIELTQNQIPHSLARTWISREEGTKVFSKYMGTKGEDSHDSWVSKTHKAVKKANNSVIGYVSSKSHWALSHGHISLRSPQPKSVEKIVSKGIDLFRHKKPLNIELVHQLRLLDNRFIQWRFANARACAVNHTIFLQVWGNFICALNTQAKLRYSMVLTRIEIEREKLEMKLDGIMQSQMKLLKTWRSMKRQYVAAITLLQECLYSVACRVHLLEGAQVDLKLASVSQKRALKLTDSMNSSLSAFLPLADEIAGLLSELAEVVVQEKFLLQEFNDMFHTMCLLQLEESSLRCSLIQLNS; this comes from the exons ATGAAACATAGGAGTTGCAGGGAGTTAAGAAGCAACGTCAATGGCTTCGAAGAAGACGATGAAATGAAGAAACTTGATTCTGATACTGCTCCTAAAAGACTCACCTTGAACGAAAATAAAACACCCATCAAAGAAACTTTCGTTATTCTAAGAATTGAATTGACACAGAATCAGATACCACATTCTCTGGCAAGAACATGGATTTCGAGAGAAGAGGGTACGAAGGTTTTTTCTAAATACATGGGAACAAAAGGGGAAGATTCTCACGATTCATGGGTGTCGAAGACGCACAAAGCGGTGAAGAAAGCTAACAATTCTGTCATTGGGTACGTGAGTTCCAAGTCTCACTGGGCATTGTCTCATGGCCACATTAGCCTGAGATCACCTCAACCCAAAAGTGTGGAGAAGATTGTGAGCAAGGGCATTGATCTCTTCAGACACAAGAAACCTTTAAATATTGAGTTGGTTCATCAACTACGTTTGCTTGATAATCGTTTCATCCAATGGCGGTTTGCAAATGCAAGAGCTTGTGCTGTGAATCACACCATTTTCCTTCAAGTTTGG GGAAATTTCATATGTGCTTTGAATACTCAAGCCAAACTGCGATATTCAATGGTACTAACGAGGATAGAAATTGAGAGAGAGAAGCTTGAGATGAAACTGGATGGTATAATGCAATCTCAA ATGAAGCTATTGAAAACATGGAGAAGTATGAAAAGGCAATATGTAGCTGCAATCACCTTATTGCAAGAATGTTTGTATTCTGTTGCATGCAGAGTTCATCTTTTGGAAGGTGCTCAG GTGGATTTGAAATTAGCATCAGTTTCTCAGAAGCGTGCATTGAAGCTAACAGATTCCATGAACTCTTCATTATCAGCTTTTTTACCCTTG GCTGACGAGATTGCTGGATTGCTATCAGAATTAGCAGAAGTTGTTGTACAGGAGAAGTTTCTCTTACAGGAATTCAATGATATGTTCCATACCATGTGTCTCCTTCAG CTTGAAGAAAGCAGCCTGAGGTGCAGTCTTATTCAACTTAATTCTTga